In Streptomyces ambofaciens ATCC 23877, a single genomic region encodes these proteins:
- a CDS encoding MFS transporter: MAPGGNRGWLLRLVIAFGFAQGAVSMARPAVSYRALALGADERAIGVIAGVYALLPLFAAVPLGRRTDHGRCAPLLPVGVVLIAGGCALSGVAGSLWAMALWSGVMGLGHLCFVIGAQSLVARQSAPHEQDRNFGHFTIGASLGQLIGPVAAGALIGGHDMAGSSALALVVAGAGAAVAFTSLWRIEHRTAAGSRPDQGARVPVGSILRARGVPAGILISLSVLSATDILTAYLPVVGEHRGISPALIGVLLSLRAAATIACRLVLTPLLRLLGRTALLTVTCLLAALLCAGVALPVPVWGLALMLVVLGFCLGVGQPLSMTTVVQAAPEGARSTALALRLTGNRLGQVAAPAAAGLIAGAAGVAAPFVMLGALLLLSSGIALRSPSGRPGDASPAGEAAPRSRRSPRRTAR, translated from the coding sequence CGTGTCGATGGCCCGGCCCGCCGTCTCCTACCGGGCCCTCGCACTGGGCGCGGACGAGCGGGCGATCGGCGTCATCGCCGGTGTCTACGCGCTGCTGCCGCTGTTCGCCGCCGTCCCGCTCGGCCGCCGCACCGACCACGGCCGCTGCGCGCCGCTGCTGCCCGTCGGCGTGGTGCTCATCGCCGGCGGCTGCGCGCTGAGCGGCGTCGCGGGCTCGCTGTGGGCGATGGCCCTGTGGAGCGGCGTCATGGGCCTCGGCCACCTCTGCTTCGTCATCGGCGCCCAGTCGCTGGTCGCCCGCCAGTCCGCGCCGCACGAACAGGACCGCAACTTCGGCCACTTCACGATCGGCGCCTCGCTCGGGCAGCTGATCGGCCCCGTCGCGGCGGGCGCGCTGATCGGCGGCCACGACATGGCCGGCAGCAGCGCCCTGGCCCTGGTGGTGGCCGGCGCGGGTGCGGCGGTCGCCTTCACCTCGCTGTGGCGCATAGAGCACCGCACGGCCGCCGGGTCCCGTCCGGACCAGGGCGCGCGCGTGCCCGTGGGGAGCATCCTGCGGGCCCGGGGCGTGCCCGCGGGCATCCTGATCAGCCTGTCCGTGCTCTCCGCGACGGACATCCTCACCGCCTACCTGCCGGTGGTCGGCGAGCACCGGGGCATCTCCCCGGCCCTGATCGGCGTCCTGCTCAGCCTGCGCGCGGCGGCCACGATCGCCTGCCGGCTGGTGCTGACGCCCCTGCTGCGGCTGCTCGGCCGCACCGCCCTGCTCACGGTCACCTGTCTGCTGGCCGCCCTGCTGTGCGCCGGTGTCGCGCTGCCCGTGCCGGTGTGGGGGCTCGCGCTGATGCTGGTCGTGCTGGGGTTCTGCCTCGGCGTCGGCCAGCCGCTGTCCATGACCACGGTCGTGCAGGCGGCCCCCGAGGGAGCCCGCTCCACCGCCCTCGCCCTGCGGCTGACCGGCAACCGCCTCGGCCAGGTCGCCGCACCCGCCGCGGCCGGTCTGATCGCCGGTGCCGCGGGTGTGGCGGCGCCGTTCGTGATGCTCGGGGCCCTGCTGCTCCTGTCCTCGGGCATCGCCCTGCGCTCCCCGTCCGGCCGGCCGGGGGACGCGTCGCCCGCGGGGGAGGCCGCGCCCCGCAGCCGCCGCTCACCGCGCCGCACGGCCCGCTGA
- a CDS encoding ABC transporter ATP-binding protein, which translates to MTRAISLHDVSKTYARGVRVVDRLSLDIAPGEFLVLLGPSGCGKSTVLRMIAGLEEISHGELLLDGEYANDLLPSARSMAMVFQNFALYPNMTTRGNIGFPLRVEAPQADHGPRVDATARMLGIEDLLDRFPAQLSGGERQRVAMGRAIARHPTAFLMDEPLSNLDAKLRNHLRAEITKLTRELGVTTLYVTHDQSEAMSLGDRVAVLRGGVLQQVDSPRAVYALPRNVFVAAFIGTPRINLLRGVVRAPLDGAMTISLGKQFLRLPEPLSLDHQLLRVQQGREVIVGLRSEAVRIAKPSAARPGEVLLTGLVEHVEFQGHEVLVHFDTGSRPAVVPDLEAPRPLTRPARRRRRDGTVLHRLKERADALRAGPVVVMDEPEEPGPAVAPPDGRLPGDLIVRTTPDIDLRHGMQVPLLVDLAHLFVFDQHGERICPAPARLPDLEE; encoded by the coding sequence ATGACACGCGCCATCTCCCTGCACGACGTGAGCAAGACCTACGCGCGAGGCGTCCGCGTGGTGGACCGGCTGTCGCTGGACATCGCGCCCGGCGAGTTCCTCGTCCTGCTCGGCCCCTCCGGCTGCGGCAAGTCCACCGTGCTGCGCATGATCGCCGGCCTGGAGGAGATCAGCCACGGCGAACTGCTGCTGGACGGCGAGTACGCCAACGACCTGCTGCCCTCCGCGCGGAGCATGGCGATGGTCTTCCAGAACTTCGCCCTCTACCCCAACATGACGACCCGCGGGAACATCGGCTTCCCGCTGCGGGTCGAGGCCCCGCAGGCCGACCACGGACCCCGCGTGGACGCCACCGCCCGCATGCTGGGCATCGAGGACCTCCTCGACCGCTTCCCCGCCCAGCTCTCCGGCGGCGAACGCCAGCGCGTCGCCATGGGCCGGGCCATCGCCCGCCACCCCACCGCCTTCCTGATGGACGAGCCGCTGTCCAACCTCGACGCCAAGCTCCGCAACCACCTGCGCGCCGAGATCACCAAACTGACCCGGGAACTGGGCGTCACCACCCTCTACGTCACCCACGACCAGTCGGAGGCCATGTCCCTCGGCGACCGCGTCGCCGTCCTGCGCGGAGGCGTGCTCCAGCAGGTGGACAGCCCGCGCGCGGTGTACGCGCTCCCGCGCAACGTCTTCGTCGCCGCCTTCATCGGCACCCCGCGCATCAACCTGCTGCGCGGCGTCGTGCGCGCCCCGCTGGACGGCGCGATGACCATCAGCCTGGGCAAGCAGTTCCTGCGCCTGCCGGAACCGCTCTCCCTGGACCACCAGTTGCTCCGCGTCCAGCAGGGCCGCGAGGTCATCGTCGGTCTGCGCTCGGAGGCCGTGAGGATCGCGAAGCCCTCCGCCGCCCGCCCCGGCGAGGTGCTGCTCACCGGCCTGGTGGAACACGTCGAGTTCCAGGGGCACGAGGTCCTCGTGCACTTCGACACCGGCTCGCGGCCGGCCGTCGTGCCCGATCTGGAGGCGCCGCGCCCCCTCACCCGGCCGGCCCGGCGCCGCCGCCGCGACGGCACGGTCCTGCACCGGCTGAAGGAGCGGGCGGACGCCCTGCGCGCCGGACCGGTGGTGGTCATGGACGAACCGGAGGAGCCCGGCCCCGCGGTGGCCCCGCCCGACGGGCGCCTGCCCGGCGACCTGATCGTCCGGACCACCCCCGACATCGACCTGCGCCACGGCATGCAGGTCCCCCTCCTCGTCGACCTCGCGCACCTGTTCGTCTTCGACCAGCACGGCGAACGGATCTGTCCCGCCCCCGCCCGGCTGCCGGACCTGGAGGAGTGA
- a CDS encoding aldehyde dehydrogenase family protein, with protein MKAHDGMYIDGAWRPADGRETIDVVNPADEQVIGKVPAGNALDVDTAVRAARAALPGWAATPPAERAARLAALRDVLVARKDEIAETVTAELGSPLKFSQAVHAGAPIAVAGSYAELAATYAFEEKVGNSVVHHEPIGVVGAITPWNYPLHQIVAKVAPALAAGCTVVLKPAEDTPLTAQLFAEAVHEAGVPAGVFNLVTGLGPVAGQALAEHPGVDLVSFTGSTAVGRRIGALAGAAVKKVALELGGKSANVILPSADLAKAVNVGVANVMSNSGQTCSAWTRMLVHRDQYDEAVELAAEAAAKYGDRIGPVVNAKQQERVRGYIDKGVAEGARLVAGGPEAPREQGYFVSPTVFADVTEEMTVAQEEIFGPVLTILRYEDEDDALRIANGTVYGLAGAVWAGDEAEAVAFARRMDTGQVDINGGRFNPLAPFGGYKQSGVGRELGSHGLAEYLQTKSLQF; from the coding sequence ATGAAGGCACATGACGGCATGTACATCGACGGAGCCTGGCGGCCCGCAGACGGACGGGAGACGATCGACGTCGTGAACCCGGCCGACGAGCAGGTGATCGGCAAGGTCCCGGCCGGCAACGCCCTGGACGTCGACACCGCCGTACGGGCCGCCCGTGCCGCCCTGCCGGGCTGGGCCGCGACCCCGCCCGCCGAGCGGGCCGCGCGCCTGGCCGCCCTGCGGGACGTGCTGGTCGCCCGCAAGGACGAGATCGCGGAGACGGTCACCGCCGAGCTCGGCTCCCCGCTGAAGTTCTCGCAGGCCGTGCACGCCGGCGCGCCGATCGCCGTCGCGGGCTCCTACGCCGAGCTGGCGGCCACGTACGCCTTCGAGGAGAAGGTCGGCAACTCCGTCGTCCACCACGAACCGATCGGCGTGGTCGGCGCCATCACCCCCTGGAACTACCCCCTGCACCAGATCGTCGCCAAGGTCGCCCCGGCGCTCGCGGCCGGCTGCACCGTCGTGCTGAAGCCCGCCGAGGACACCCCCCTGACCGCCCAGCTCTTCGCGGAGGCCGTGCACGAGGCCGGCGTACCGGCGGGCGTCTTCAACCTGGTCACCGGCCTCGGTCCGGTCGCCGGGCAGGCCCTCGCCGAGCACCCGGGTGTCGACCTGGTCTCCTTCACCGGCTCCACGGCCGTGGGCCGGCGGATCGGCGCCCTCGCCGGCGCCGCCGTCAAGAAGGTCGCCCTCGAACTCGGCGGCAAGTCCGCCAACGTCATCCTGCCGAGCGCCGACCTGGCCAAGGCCGTCAACGTGGGCGTCGCCAACGTCATGTCCAACTCCGGCCAGACGTGCAGCGCCTGGACCCGGATGCTGGTCCACCGCGACCAGTACGACGAGGCCGTGGAGCTGGCCGCCGAGGCCGCCGCGAAGTACGGCGACCGGATCGGCCCGGTCGTCAACGCCAAGCAGCAGGAGCGGGTGCGCGGGTACATCGACAAGGGTGTCGCCGAGGGCGCGCGCCTCGTCGCGGGCGGCCCCGAAGCCCCGCGCGAGCAGGGGTACTTCGTCAGCCCGACGGTCTTCGCCGACGTGACCGAGGAGATGACCGTCGCCCAGGAGGAGATCTTCGGCCCCGTCCTGACCATCCTCCGCTACGAGGACGAGGACGACGCCCTGCGGATCGCCAACGGCACGGTGTACGGCCTCGCCGGCGCCGTCTGGGCCGGGGACGAGGCCGAGGCGGTCGCCTTCGCCCGCCGCATGGACACCGGCCAGGTCGACATCAACGGCGGGCGGTTCAACCCGCTGGCGCCCTTCGGCGGCTACAAGCAGTCCGGCGTGGGCCGCGAGCTGGGCTCGCACGGCCTGGCCGAGTACCTCCAGACCAAGTCCCTCCAGTTCTAG